A stretch of DNA from Methylosinus sp. LW4:
GAGGTGAAGAGCTTCTCCGAGGCGGGACGTCAGCTCGGCCTCTCGCAATCGAGCGTCAGCGAGCATGTGAAGCGGCTCGAGCAATTCGCCGGGCGGAAGCTGTTCGAGCGCGACACGCACTCCAACACGCTGACCGAGCATGGCCGCGCCATGCTGGAATTCGCCCGCTCCATTCTCGAGACCAACGCCCGCGCCAAGCGGCATTTCGGGCAATCGTCCAAGCGACGGGCGCTGCGTTTCGGCGCTTGCGAGGATCTCGCCATCGGCTGGCTCGGCGACATCATCCGGCCCTTCATGGAGGCGCATCCCGACGTCGATCTCGATTTCACCATTGCGCTCAGCAATCATCTGCTGACCGCCTTCGACGAAGGCCGGCTCGATCTCGTGCTGTGCAAAAGATGGCCGGACGGCGATCGGGGCCGGCTCGTCTTCAGCGACCGCATCGTCTGGACAGCGGCGACAAAGGCGCCGGTGTTCCGCAACGACGAGGCGCAGCTCGTCCTCTATCCGCCGCCGAGCATCACGCGCTTCATGGCGCTGACGGCGCTGGAGAAGGCCGCCGTTCCCTGGCGCATCGCCTGCACCAGCGGCGATCTCAACGGGCTCGCCACCGCGACCGGCATAGGCCTCGGCATGATGGCGCACGCCAGCACGCTGATCCCGCTGGGACTGGCCGCCTGCGAGGAGGATGAGCGCCTGCCGCCATTGGGCTCCGTCGATTTCATCCAGATCGAGCGCAAGGCGGGAGACCGCAAGCTGCTCGCCGAGCTGTCGCAGGCGATCGATCGAAAAGCCGCCGCCCCGCGAAAGCGCCGAGATATACAACTTTAGATAGCAATCTATTCCCGAATGTCGCAAAACGACGCAGTCGAAAGGCGGCGCCGCTCGTCTTTGATTTCACCTGTTTTTTTGGAAATCTCCTCCATTCGAGGGATTTGGAGGCATGCCGATTGCGTTAAGGTTAACGGGATCGGGCGCGCGTTTCATTTTGAAAACGGCAAATTCTCTGTCCCTGTAAAAATATTGAGTATCTTCAATCCATTGAGAGTCTTGCGTTGTGGAGCTCTCGATCGCCGCGCCAAAATGACACAGTGAAATGAAAGATGAGCAAGAAAGAAGATCCCTCGATCAATTTTGATCCGAAGCAGGAGCGCGCCCGCCGGCGATCACTGCCTTCTCCTTCCGAAAGCAACGCCGCCAAGCCCGCGAGCAGCGAGCCGCTGGCGGATAAGCTGCGCCATGTCCGCGCGATCCTGCGCGCGGTCGAAGAATCGCGCGAGCAGAGCCTGACGACCAAGCGGCTCTTCGAGCCGACGGCGATCGACTGCCTCAAGCAGCTCGTCGATGCGCTCGACAAGGACGAAGGCGTCGAAGCCGCCCTCGTCGATGCGCGAACGGTGCTGAAGACCGCCGGAATGGGCTGAACCAAACGAAAGACGCCGGACCGTCGGGCCCGGCGTCCTCCTGATTCGAGATCAATTCGCGAGCCCCGACTGCGCCAGCGCGCCGCCGGGGCTCACTTTTCTCAGTTGGCGGCGGCTTTCTTCAGGCCGATCGCCGCACGCAGCTCGTCGATGGTCGCGACGCGGCCATGCAGGCCGGCGATGCGCTCGACGTCGAGATTGAGCTTCTGAATATTCTCGTAGAGATTGACCGAGAAGGGATTGGGCGTCGCCGGCGCCGGCGCGCCGACCGGGCCGGGCGTATAGGCGTCCGCCTCGATCACCAGCTTCTCCTTCGGCAGATAGACGAGCGCGAGATCATCCGAATGGCCGCTGCCGGCGATGTGATGAATCTCGACCGCATGCAGATCGCCGAGCGCGTGCTTATGCTCATAGGTCTCGAACTTCGCCGCCTTCTTCGAGGCCGCGAGACGATCGGGACGCAGCGTATGCGGCGCGGCCCAGGCCTTCTCGTAATAGGCCTTGCTGATGTCCTGCGTCACAATGGTCGCGCCGGCGTCAACGAAAGTGCGCAGACCGCCCGAGTGGTCGAAATGCACATGGCTGTTGACCACATATTTCACCGGCTTGCCGGGAATGATCTCGCCGATCTTCTGGATCAGCGCGATCGAGCGCTCCTCGCTCAGCGGCGCCTCGATCAGAACGACATGGTCCTTCTCTTCCACGGCGAGGCTGTGATGCGTGCCGCCGGTGAGATAGTAGACGCCGTCGGCGAGCTTCTCGGACGCCACGGTGACGACGGGCGCGGGCGCGCTCGCGACATTGGCGGGAACCGCGATATCGACCGCGCCATTGGCCTTGGCCGAGGCGACGGCGACATGCAGAATCTCGTGGCCGCCTTCGCTACGATGAATCTCGGCCGGGAAATGCAGCCCGCCGAAATCCTTATAGCCCGAGAAATGCGTCTCGATCAGCGTGTCGCCCAGCACCGGCGTGTCGATCCAGGTCTTGATCGCCGACACGTGATTATCGGCGCCGATCGTGCCGACGAAGCGGCGCGCGCCAATGGCGAAGGAGACCTCGACGCCGGAGCCGACCGTCTCCGATTTCGCATTATTGGCGAGAGCGGCTTTCAGGAAGCCTTGCGGCGTCGTCCAGATTTCCGCGACGCGCTCGTCGACGGCCGCCGGAGCCGGCGTCGCCACCGGAGCGGCGCCCGGAGCCGCGCCCTGCGGCGGGGCGACATTCCACGCCTTGTCGCCGACGATGGACCATTCGAGCTTCTGCTCGACGGGCGCGGGGCGGGCGCGGCCGTCGGGCGTCTGCGAGCGGGTGATGAGCACGCGCTCGGCCGCCTTGTCGAAGTCGATCGCCGCGCTGAAGGCGGAGACGTCGAACTTCGGCCAATCGCCGCCGGGAATCGGGGCCTGGCCGAACTGATACCAATGGCCGGCGCCGGCGAATTCCAGCGTCTTGACGCTGGCGGCGGAAGCGAGCGTCGCCGCCTCCTGCAGCGAGGCGGCATGCGCCGCTCCCGCAAAGACCGACGCCGTCAGTCCTAAACCGGCGAGCGTCTTGAAACTGCGTATCGACATGAGAACCTCTCTTCTTCGGGTGGCGCAGATTTTCATCAGCGCGTCGTGACGCGCCGATGCGGGGGAAATGGCCGCGTCTTCTGCTCGCGGACTCTCGGCGGGCGGACCGAAGGGGGCGTCAGGCCGCCGGCGCGGCGACGAAACCGCTCTCGCCGCCGCCTTCCGCGAGCGCGTGAGCGTCGGCCTCGTCGACACGATAGGAATCGATGCGCGCCGTCGCCGGCCCTCTCGCCGCGAGAGCGAGAAACTCGTCGACGACCGCAGCATGGCCGGCGATCAGCGTCTCCACCGAGCCGTCGGCGCGATTGCGGACCCAGCCGGCGAGATGCAGCCGCCCGGCCTCGCGGGCCACGAAAACGCGATAGCCGACATTTTGCACATGCCCTTCGACGATGATGCGGGCGATGCGCCTCTCGCTTTGCGGCGACGTCACAGGATTCTCCCAGATGATGTGCGGTCTCATTTGGACGTCACGCGAAAGCCTGCGTTCTCCGGCGGCGCGATGGCCGTCTCGGCATGCGGCGTTCCCTCCGGCGCCCAGTCATAGGGCACTGGCTGCGCGCGATAGACGCTGTAGTTGAGCGTCGGGCGGCCGCTCTCGGCATCCTTGCCGCGCCGCGGATAGGGATTGAGATATTCCCAGACGATCTCGCCCTCCGGCGTCACCTGGAAGAAGCGCCCGATCTGGCCTTCGTCGATGAATGTGTTGCCATTGGGCAGACGCCGCGCATTGCTGATATGCGTGCTGCGGAAGGTCCAGCCGGGGTTGCCGGAGCTCGCGCCCGTATATTGCCAGACGATCTGCTTCGTGACCGGATCGATCTCCAGCACGCGCGAGCCGCCCGTAACAGTGACGGAAGCGCGCGGATAGCCGGCCTCGCCCTGATTGTCGAAGACGAGAAGATTGCCGGCGCCGGGCAGGCCCTTGGGAATGATCTGCGCGTCATGCTGGCCGGAGATTTGATCGACGGGCCGCGGAACCTTGCGCGATGTCGTCGTTCCATCCTCCGACACCGGCGGGAAATGCGGTCCCAGCGTCCAGACGATCTTGCGCGTCTTGCGATCGACGATGGCGATGAAATTGCCGTTGCGCGAGTCGAAGATGAGATTGTCCGGCGCAAAGCGCGCATCGCCCTCGTCATACCAATGATTGGGGCCGACGGGCTTCAGATCATTGACATGGAGATAGTCGGGATTCTTCGAGCTCTTTATCAGCTTCAGCTCATCGGCGGTGAAGCCGATCTCGTCGAGATGATCCGACGCCGCCCAGGTCCACACGATATCGCCGTCGGGATTCGCCTCATAGGCGACATCGTCCAGAACTTGCGGCGCGGCGAAGCCGGGAAGCGGATAGGAGATATTGGCGAGCAGCAGCGTGTTGCCATTGGGCA
This window harbors:
- a CDS encoding MBL fold metallo-hydrolase, giving the protein MSIRSFKTLAGLGLTASVFAGAAHAASLQEAATLASAASVKTLEFAGAGHWYQFGQAPIPGGDWPKFDVSAFSAAIDFDKAAERVLITRSQTPDGRARPAPVEQKLEWSIVGDKAWNVAPPQGAAPGAAPVATPAPAAVDERVAEIWTTPQGFLKAALANNAKSETVGSGVEVSFAIGARRFVGTIGADNHVSAIKTWIDTPVLGDTLIETHFSGYKDFGGLHFPAEIHRSEGGHEILHVAVASAKANGAVDIAVPANVASAPAPVVTVASEKLADGVYYLTGGTHHSLAVEEKDHVVLIEAPLSEERSIALIQKIGEIIPGKPVKYVVNSHVHFDHSGGLRTFVDAGATIVTQDISKAYYEKAWAAPHTLRPDRLAASKKAAKFETYEHKHALGDLHAVEIHHIAGSGHSDDLALVYLPKEKLVIEADAYTPGPVGAPAPATPNPFSVNLYENIQKLNLDVERIAGLHGRVATIDELRAAIGLKKAAAN
- a CDS encoding aryl-sulfate sulfotransferase, encoding MRSACVGVLAAAAAGASAEPSVYPTGATIYDPARAYNSYVLFAGGDDVTRLVDLTGKVVREWKYTGQPVSFIDPALVDGARGHIFVTLESEEGRGTDLTPGRAQTRVRKTVGEVDWDGKPVWSFGSAAPGGVARQHHDITRLPNGNTLLLANISYPLPGFAAPQVLDDVAYEANPDGDIVWTWAASDHLDEIGFTADELKLIKSSKNPDYLHVNDLKPVGPNHWYDEGDARFAPDNLIFDSRNGNFIAIVDRKTRKIVWTLGPHFPPVSEDGTTTSRKVPRPVDQISGQHDAQIIPKGLPGAGNLLVFDNQGEAGYPRASVTVTGGSRVLEIDPVTKQIVWQYTGASSGNPGWTFRSTHISNARRLPNGNTFIDEGQIGRFFQVTPEGEIVWEYLNPYPRRGKDAESGRPTLNYSVYRAQPVPYDWAPEGTPHAETAIAPPENAGFRVTSK
- a CDS encoding acylphosphatase, with the translated sequence MTSPQSERRIARIIVEGHVQNVGYRVFVAREAGRLHLAGWVRNRADGSVETLIAGHAAVVDEFLALAARGPATARIDSYRVDEADAHALAEGGGESGFVAAPAA
- a CDS encoding LysR family transcriptional regulator, producing the protein MAAPMLDPIHLRTFVAITEVKSFSEAGRQLGLSQSSVSEHVKRLEQFAGRKLFERDTHSNTLTEHGRAMLEFARSILETNARAKRHFGQSSKRRALRFGACEDLAIGWLGDIIRPFMEAHPDVDLDFTIALSNHLLTAFDEGRLDLVLCKRWPDGDRGRLVFSDRIVWTAATKAPVFRNDEAQLVLYPPPSITRFMALTALEKAAVPWRIACTSGDLNGLATATGIGLGMMAHASTLIPLGLAACEEDERLPPLGSVDFIQIERKAGDRKLLAELSQAIDRKAAAPRKRRDIQL